In Antarcticibacterium arcticum, the genomic stretch AGTTTGCCGATGGTGACCTGCTGGACCTGGATGCTATAATTTACTTAATAGGTGTACAGGAACTGGGACAGCCCCACAAAAAATTTAAAAAGGACCACAAGCTGGATCTTATGCATATAGCCATTTGCAGGCTCCTCGAGCCTTATGGGTATTATGAGTTTGATTATTTTGATGAGGACAGCTGGCCGCATTACAAGATCCTGGAAACATTACCTGCCTTGAAAGCCGGGGAACAGTCTGTATTAATGAAAGAAGCAATTGTCCAGTACTTTTTGGAAAAAGGTTATATAGAATAAAGTTAAGGAATGGGGGTAAAGCTACAATTTTATTAAATTTGACCCTCTTTAAAGAAAAGATTTCATGATTGAAAAGATAAAGGAACACATTGCCAGGGTGGCAGATTTTCATACAGATAATCCTGAAGATGCCGAGGCGTTTCGTATTGAATACCTCGGAAAAAAAGGTTTTTTAAACCAGTTTTTTGCCGAGTTTAAAAATGTTCCGAACGATCAAAAAAAGGATTTTGGACAGGCGATCAATACCCTTAAAAACGCCGCTCAGGAAAAAGTAACCTTTTTAAAGGAATCCCTGGATGGCAAACAAACCGAAACAGGAGCGTATGGGGATCTTTCACGTCCTGCAGAACCTGTTGAAATAGGAGCCAGGCATCCCATCTCTATAGTGAAGAACCAGATCACAGAGATATTTTCAAATATTGGATTTAATGTTTCTGAAGGGCCTGAAATAGAAGATGACTGGCATAATTTTACTGCGCTTAATCTACCGGAATATCACCCGGCCAGAGATATGCAGGATACCTTTTTTGTTCAAACAGATCCTGATATACTTCTTCGTACGCATACCTCATCTGTGCAGGTGCGGTATATGGAAAATAATCAACCCCCTATAAGAACAATTTCACCTGGAAGGGTATTTAGAAATGAGGCTATTTCTTCACGGTCCCATTGTATTTTCCACCAGGTAGAAGGTTTGTATATAGATAAAGACGTTTCCTTTGCCGATTTAAAACAAACTTTATTGTATTTTACAAAGCAAATGTTTGGTAAATCAAAGATAAGGCTGCGTCCATCCTATTTTCCATTTACAGAGCCAAGTGCTGAAGTTGATATTTACTGGGGTCTGGAAACTGAAACAGATTACCGTATTACCAAAGGAACAGGCTGGCTTGAGATCATGGGCTGCGGGATGGTAGATCCAAATGTGTTGAAGAATTGCGGTATAGATCCCCTGGAATACACCGGTTTTGCTTTTGGAATGGGAATAGAACGTATCGCAATGCTATTATACCAAATAGGAGATATTCGTATGTTTTATGAAAATGATATCAGGTTTTTAAAACAATTTAAATCAACTATTTAATATGAAAAAATTCGGAATTCTTATTTTGGCCATTATCATTTTTGCCATCATTGTATATGTAACTTTTATCATTGCAGTGGTAGAAATAATTGTTGGTGCAATTCTTTTTATTGCCGCAGCCATCTTCCTGTGGATCCTTTGGAACAAGCTAAAGAATAAACTGAGTTAGTTTGAAAAAAGACATTGAAATACCACCGGTAACAGGGGTATTTATTGCGGCGGTAAGAGAAGAAAATAAGGAATTCCGCTCCATGGACTGGAATGCTTATCTTATAAATGATAAAAATGTTCCCCTGGAAATGGTGCTTATTGTAACCCGCGGGTATGATGAAAAAGATAGCACCTCAACAATGCGGCACACCATTAAAGTCCTTCCCGCCAAATCTTTCGCCAAAATTGAATTTATGGAGGATAGTGTCCTTCGGTTAAATAATGAATTTTTAGTGACTTTTTTCGAAGGGAATACCATGTTTGAAAAGAAGTTCCTTTTCCCAGGTAACTCTATCAAGGCAACTGCTTTAACCAATATTCCGGTTATAAATAAAAAAGGCATTCTGGCCACTTAGGCCTCTTCTAAAAGTAAAGAAACCCTTTGTGTGAACAAAGGGTTTCTTTTAATATTGAATTTACTTCAATCCAGCTTTTCCGCTAATTTCTTAAACACCTTTTTAGGGTTTTTACCTTCATATAAGATAGCATACACAGCATTGATAATTGGAGTTTTTGCACCCTTCTCTTTATTGATCTTATAAGCACTCTCGGTTGCATAGTAACCTTCAGCCACCATACTCATTTCCATTTGGGCACTTTTTACGGTATAACCCTTTCCTATCATATTTCCAAACATCCTGTTTCGGCTGAAAACAGAATATCCGGTTACCAACAGATCTCCAAGGTATGCAGAGTCGTTGATATTACGTTTCATTTTGTGCACCTTTTTAATGAATTTCTTCATTTCCCGTATCGCGTTGCTCATGATAACGCTTTGAAAATTATCGCCATAACCAAGCCCGTGAGCTATACCAGCGGCAATCGCATAAATATTCTTGAGCATTGCCGCGTATTCTGTACCTGTAACATCATCACTGGTTTTACAGGTAATATAATCACTTTGAAGATGACGGGCCATTATTTTGGCTTTAGCTTCATCCTGGCAGGCAATTGTCAAATAGGAAAGTCTTTCCAATGCCACTTCTTCGGCATGACAAGGCCCGGTAATAACACCAAAATTCTCATCTGGCACTCCATATTCCTTATTGAAATGCTCTCCAACAATAAGACTGGTTTCCGGCACGATCCCTTTTATTGCTGAAAATATAACTTTGTCATTTAACGGAAGTGTGAGTTTGTCCAACTCACTTTTTACAAAGGCCGAAGGAATTGCAAATATGAGATAGTCTGAATTTTTTACTACCTCATTAATGTCATTGCTTAAATGCAACTGCTTTACATTGAATTCGACAGAACTTAAATAGTTGGGATTGTGGTAATGGGTTTTAATATGAGTGATGGCGGTTTTGCTGCGCATATACCAATTTATCTCCTCAAGATTCTCACTAAGCATTTTTACAATAGCTGTGGCCCAGCTGCCACCACCTATTACACCGAAAGTAGGGGTTTTCTCCATAGTTTATTTAATTCCGCCCCAAAAATACATAATTTAAAAAGAATTTAACTATAAGTTAAAGTTCAAACCAATGGCAATCAATCCGGTTTTAAGGCGTTTAATTACAGACGAATGGTAGAAAGCGAGATACTGCCATTCGTTAATTAGTTTTTTGGTTG encodes the following:
- the pheS gene encoding phenylalanine--tRNA ligase subunit alpha produces the protein MIEKIKEHIARVADFHTDNPEDAEAFRIEYLGKKGFLNQFFAEFKNVPNDQKKDFGQAINTLKNAAQEKVTFLKESLDGKQTETGAYGDLSRPAEPVEIGARHPISIVKNQITEIFSNIGFNVSEGPEIEDDWHNFTALNLPEYHPARDMQDTFFVQTDPDILLRTHTSSVQVRYMENNQPPIRTISPGRVFRNEAISSRSHCIFHQVEGLYIDKDVSFADLKQTLLYFTKQMFGKSKIRLRPSYFPFTEPSAEVDIYWGLETETDYRITKGTGWLEIMGCGMVDPNVLKNCGIDPLEYTGFAFGMGIERIAMLLYQIGDIRMFYENDIRFLKQFKSTI
- a CDS encoding NAD(P)H-dependent glycerol-3-phosphate dehydrogenase, producing MEKTPTFGVIGGGSWATAIVKMLSENLEEINWYMRSKTAITHIKTHYHNPNYLSSVEFNVKQLHLSNDINEVVKNSDYLIFAIPSAFVKSELDKLTLPLNDKVIFSAIKGIVPETSLIVGEHFNKEYGVPDENFGVITGPCHAEEVALERLSYLTIACQDEAKAKIMARHLQSDYITCKTSDDVTGTEYAAMLKNIYAIAAGIAHGLGYGDNFQSVIMSNAIREMKKFIKKVHKMKRNINDSAYLGDLLVTGYSVFSRNRMFGNMIGKGYTVKSAQMEMSMVAEGYYATESAYKINKEKGAKTPIINAVYAILYEGKNPKKVFKKLAEKLD